The following are encoded together in the Pseudomonas sp. IB20 genome:
- a CDS encoding HAD-IA family hydrolase yields the protein MSHLDYKLLIFDWDGTLCDSIGRIVESMHVASTRSGFALCTDLAVKGIIGLGLPEAIRTLYPQISDAELVTFRDHYADHYIALEATPSPLFDGVVQSLEAFRAEGYHLAVATGKARRGLDRVLKAHGYEDYFDITRAADETASKPHPLMLEQILAHCGVAPRQALMVGDASFDLMMARNAGMDSVAVSYGAQAAEALQQYEPRLTIDHFSELQAWLSRAQ from the coding sequence GTGTCGCACCTTGATTACAAGCTGCTGATCTTCGACTGGGACGGCACCCTGTGTGATTCCATTGGTCGGATCGTTGAATCAATGCATGTCGCCTCGACCCGGTCGGGCTTCGCGTTGTGCACTGATCTGGCGGTGAAAGGCATTATCGGCCTGGGCTTGCCTGAGGCGATACGTACCTTGTACCCCCAGATCAGCGACGCTGAACTGGTGACCTTTCGTGACCATTACGCTGACCACTACATTGCGCTGGAGGCCACACCTTCGCCGTTATTCGACGGTGTAGTGCAGTCGCTGGAAGCGTTCCGCGCCGAGGGTTATCACCTGGCCGTGGCCACCGGTAAGGCCCGTCGCGGGCTGGACCGGGTGCTGAAGGCTCACGGTTATGAAGATTATTTCGACATCACCCGTGCAGCGGATGAAACCGCCAGCAAACCCCATCCTCTGATGCTGGAGCAGATCCTGGCGCACTGCGGCGTAGCGCCGCGCCAGGCCTTGATGGTGGGCGACGCCTCCTTTGACCTGATGATGGCGCGCAACGCCGGCATGGACAGTGTCGCGGTCAGCTACGGCGCCCAGGCTGCCGAGGCCTTGCAGCAGTACGAGCCGAGGCTGACGATTGATCATTTTTCTGAACTGCAGGCCTGGCTAAGCCGGGCCCAATAA